From Corvus moneduloides isolate bCorMon1 chromosome 2, bCorMon1.pri, whole genome shotgun sequence, one genomic window encodes:
- the LOC116439526 gene encoding transmembrane 4 L6 family member 1-like gives MCTGKCSKCIGITLFPLAVCAIVSNILLYFPNGQVLQLTEITDMVWFFHGILGAGILVILPAFMMLGAGGAGCCANRCGMLLSVILSVLGFAGGAYCVVISSLGLIGGPLCDTGDGEYLYPFRNDTLEDNYLFNQTTWSICKQPENIILWNIVLFSILLAIGVIEAILCFIQVINGLTGFICGTCMRRRKTNISGM, from the exons ATGTGCACAGGGAAGTGTTCAAAGTGCATTGGGATCACCCTCTTCCCACTGGCAGTATGTGCCATTGTCTCCAACATTCTCCTGTACTTCCCCAATGGACAAGTACTACAGCTCACTGAGATAACTGatatggtttggtttttccatggcattctgGGAGCTGGCATACTG GTTATTTTGCCGGCATTCATGATGCTGGGAGCAGGTGGAGCAGGATGTTGCGCTAACAGATGTGGG ATGCTGCTGTCAGTGATCCTGTCTGTGCTGGGATTTGCAGGAGGAGCATATTGTGTGGTCATCTCCTCACTGGGGCTGATTGGGGGTCCTCtgtgtgacacaggtgatgGAGAATACCTCTACCCTTTCAGGAATGACACTCTGGA AGACAATTATTTGTTTAACCAGACAACATGGAGTATTTGCAAACAACCTGAAAACATCATCCTTTGGAATATTGTCCTTTTCTCTATTCTCCTGGCCATCGGTGTGATTGAAGCTattctttgttttattcaaGTCATCAATGGACTCACTGGCTTCATATGTGGCACATGTATGAGGAGAAGAAAG ACCAATATTTCTGGAATGTGA